The following coding sequences are from one Niveibacterium umoris window:
- a CDS encoding glycosyltransferase family 4 protein, with amino-acid sequence MLTHEYPPYPGGVGRYCAELLAAAEAGGVDLHVLAPTFSSHGEAEHHDRITRFPGGVFRPRGLFAAVSAINKIVREKSFDRIHVADWPMLIALHWSIAPKSIPVSMTFHGTDALILGRSKFLRLLGAKRAAKRIDTAFANSAFTLDLVRSAFPEGLGNRQEVTPLGVGSHWFEPTLPAWREAARSLAGAQDGDEIILTVARLDRRKGHAKALRAIGQIERAKRSRLRYLAIGGEVDKGYKAELEALARELKVNAVFAGRQPDDVVRGAYGAASVFLLPAEPDPTRIEGFGLVFLEAGAQGLPSIGCRVHAIPEVIAEGTTGWLCDPDDLCDIAAKIEGAITLSRDSSARIACIEHVRQYTWARCAAQTYTS; translated from the coding sequence ATGCTCACCCATGAATACCCGCCTTACCCAGGGGGCGTGGGGCGGTATTGTGCTGAGCTGCTCGCGGCCGCAGAGGCGGGTGGCGTTGATCTGCACGTCCTGGCGCCGACTTTCTCAAGTCATGGCGAGGCTGAGCATCACGACCGCATTACGAGATTTCCCGGTGGCGTATTCCGCCCGCGCGGGTTGTTCGCGGCAGTATCGGCGATCAACAAGATCGTTCGGGAAAAGTCGTTTGATCGGATTCATGTGGCGGATTGGCCGATGCTCATTGCACTTCATTGGTCGATCGCACCGAAAAGCATCCCTGTATCGATGACCTTTCACGGAACCGACGCGCTGATCCTCGGGCGCTCGAAATTTCTGCGTCTTCTTGGTGCAAAACGCGCCGCCAAACGAATTGACACCGCTTTTGCCAACAGTGCATTCACGCTTGATCTCGTTCGCAGCGCCTTCCCGGAAGGCCTGGGTAACAGGCAAGAAGTAACCCCCCTTGGAGTTGGCTCGCATTGGTTCGAGCCGACTCTGCCAGCTTGGCGCGAGGCGGCGCGCTCACTCGCTGGCGCTCAGGACGGGGACGAAATCATCCTTACCGTAGCACGGCTCGACCGCCGAAAAGGGCATGCAAAAGCTCTGCGCGCGATTGGCCAGATTGAAAGAGCGAAACGATCCCGACTACGTTACCTTGCAATTGGTGGCGAAGTAGATAAAGGCTATAAGGCCGAATTGGAAGCGCTCGCGCGCGAACTCAAGGTAAATGCGGTATTTGCTGGACGGCAGCCCGATGACGTCGTACGAGGCGCTTACGGGGCGGCTTCGGTATTCCTGCTCCCGGCTGAGCCGGACCCGACACGGATAGAGGGGTTCGGCCTCGTTTTTCTCGAAGCGGGAGCGCAAGGGCTGCCATCTATCGGTTGTCGCGTACACGCGATTCCAGAGGTTATTGCTGAGGGCACCACCGGCTGGCTGTGCGACCCGGACGACCTATGCGATATAGCAGCAAAGATTGAAGGCGCCATCACATTAAGTCGCGATTCATCCGCGCGCATTGCATGCATCGAGCATGTCCGACAGTACACCTGGGCCCGGTGTGCCGCGCAAACCTACACAAGCTGA
- a CDS encoding oligosaccharide flippase family protein, with protein sequence MTSKSNFVAGVAKLLSGNMAVVLVQALQFVLLARVLGVDQFGEIAAANAMAAVLIPFSGLGMGNVMLMEVSRNHASARLWVGSALTLTYICGVMLVIGGTAVGFLIYDTKVSPWVVCGVLFVELLLSRTVLLAAQYFSALEDFRRSAIATLSVALVRLAATGALVVGLVPRTSAAWVTTSIVLSTSAAIIYVRSMARNSGGLSFDFGAISSRMRMGIAFASGIGAKAVYTDADKIMLAHFSSAGALGAYASAYRLTTMAFMPVRALLDASAARFFRAGEGGMSDAVALSLKLLRVSVPYGVVVGCSMYVFAPLVPHILGQSFATAPEVLRILFLLPFIQSVHYVLSDALTGAGLQGLRTKIQLLVVVAYIVAGYLVIPSNGWKGAAIVCISAESLLAVMIALAVYWAHRRDRNTRT encoded by the coding sequence ATGACCTCAAAGTCAAACTTCGTCGCCGGAGTCGCGAAGCTCCTCAGTGGAAACATGGCGGTTGTCCTAGTTCAAGCGCTGCAGTTTGTTCTACTTGCTCGCGTCCTCGGCGTAGACCAATTCGGCGAGATAGCGGCGGCCAACGCAATGGCAGCGGTGCTAATCCCGTTCTCGGGTCTGGGAATGGGCAATGTAATGTTGATGGAAGTGTCGCGCAATCACGCCTCAGCTCGGCTATGGGTTGGAAGCGCCCTCACGCTCACCTATATTTGTGGCGTGATGTTGGTAATTGGCGGCACTGCCGTTGGATTTTTGATCTACGACACCAAAGTATCCCCTTGGGTTGTTTGCGGGGTCTTGTTTGTCGAGTTACTGCTTTCGCGCACGGTTTTGCTCGCGGCGCAATACTTCTCGGCTCTTGAGGATTTCAGGCGCTCTGCTATTGCAACATTGTCTGTTGCCCTTGTCCGGCTCGCTGCGACAGGGGCTTTGGTGGTGGGGCTGGTGCCAAGAACGTCTGCTGCTTGGGTTACGACTTCAATTGTTCTTTCCACAAGCGCGGCGATCATATACGTAAGAAGCATGGCTCGGAACTCAGGCGGGTTGTCTTTTGATTTTGGGGCGATCTCAAGCCGCATGAGAATGGGGATTGCATTTGCGTCCGGAATTGGTGCAAAGGCGGTTTACACGGACGCCGACAAGATAATGCTCGCGCACTTTTCATCAGCCGGTGCGCTTGGCGCTTATGCCTCCGCGTATCGTCTCACCACAATGGCGTTCATGCCGGTACGTGCGCTGCTGGACGCAAGTGCTGCACGATTTTTCCGCGCGGGCGAAGGTGGGATGAGTGACGCTGTCGCGTTGTCACTCAAACTTCTCCGCGTTTCAGTTCCTTACGGCGTGGTAGTTGGATGCTCAATGTACGTGTTTGCGCCGCTCGTACCACACATTTTGGGGCAATCGTTCGCTACGGCTCCTGAGGTGTTGCGAATCCTCTTCCTGCTGCCCTTCATTCAGTCCGTCCACTACGTCCTCTCAGATGCGCTGACAGGGGCTGGGCTTCAGGGCTTGAGGACGAAGATACAACTCCTGGTCGTAGTCGCATACATCGTTGCTGGCTACCTGGTTATTCCATCAAACGGCTGGAAAGGCGCTGCTATCGTGTGCATTTCAGCCGAGTCTTTACTCGCAGTCATGATTGCTCTTGCTGTTTACTGGGCACATCGGCGCGACAGAAATACGAGAACCTGA
- a CDS encoding glycosyltransferase family 4 protein, whose protein sequence is MKIAIVNTYYHPQDVGGAERSIRFLAEALVQRGDQVMVVVTGDTDCEEEIAGVRVVRRRRRNAAQVIPLKGAAGKLLWHSVDTWNHAAAREVAAVIKAFAPDVVHTNNLSGISVALWPLLKRAGIPIVHTLRDYYLLCPNTAMFKNDKQCGPGRCFACRTLSSPRLRASKHVDVVVGNSHFILAKHTECGGFPNAATQVVYNAYSPPAPVVARPPPDGDRPVVFGYIGRLAATKGVGHLIETFLRLKSSVKRPVELRIAGVGDDCYEKHLRATAGSETAIRFLGHTRPDAFYDQIDIPVVPSLWDEPLARVLFESFAHALPVIATNTGGSPELIKNRETGWLYDPTDPDALLQTMLGVLEDLDSYSMASQRTLVAAQLFEPTKVVERYREMFVSALLSNENARK, encoded by the coding sequence ATGAAAATCGCGATCGTCAACACCTACTACCACCCTCAAGACGTCGGGGGCGCTGAGCGCTCCATTCGTTTTCTCGCGGAAGCCCTCGTGCAGCGGGGTGATCAAGTTATGGTTGTCGTCACCGGCGACACCGACTGCGAAGAGGAAATCGCCGGTGTCCGAGTGGTTCGCCGCCGCCGGCGCAATGCAGCCCAGGTAATCCCGCTCAAAGGCGCAGCGGGGAAGCTACTTTGGCACTCTGTTGACACATGGAACCACGCAGCAGCGCGTGAAGTCGCGGCCGTGATCAAAGCCTTCGCTCCCGACGTTGTTCATACGAACAACCTGTCTGGAATCTCTGTTGCGCTATGGCCGCTCCTCAAGCGCGCTGGCATTCCGATCGTCCATACGCTGCGCGACTACTATCTGCTGTGTCCAAACACTGCGATGTTCAAGAACGACAAGCAATGCGGCCCAGGGCGCTGCTTTGCATGTCGTACCCTCTCCAGTCCCCGCTTGCGCGCCAGCAAGCACGTTGATGTCGTCGTCGGCAACAGTCACTTTATCCTCGCAAAGCACACGGAGTGCGGTGGGTTTCCCAATGCGGCAACCCAGGTTGTCTATAACGCGTATAGCCCGCCGGCGCCTGTCGTAGCGCGCCCACCCCCCGATGGCGACCGCCCGGTCGTCTTCGGCTATATCGGTCGCCTTGCGGCGACCAAAGGTGTCGGGCACCTTATCGAAACATTTCTCCGACTCAAATCCAGTGTCAAACGGCCAGTCGAACTCAGGATCGCAGGCGTTGGCGACGATTGCTACGAGAAGCACCTGCGCGCTACGGCGGGAAGTGAAACGGCGATTAGATTTCTCGGGCATACACGCCCTGACGCTTTCTACGACCAGATCGACATCCCGGTAGTCCCCTCACTTTGGGATGAACCACTGGCGCGGGTGTTGTTTGAATCATTTGCGCACGCACTACCAGTTATCGCGACGAACACAGGTGGCTCACCCGAACTCATAAAGAACCGAGAGACGGGATGGCTCTACGATCCAACCGATCCGGACGCGCTACTTCAAACAATGCTTGGCGTACTCGAGGATCTTGATTCATATTCAATGGCTAGCCAACGAACGCTTGTTGCTGCGCAATTATTTGAACCAACAAAGGTGGTTGAAAGATATCGAGAGATGTTCGTCAGCGCCTTACTGAGTAACGAAAATGCTCGTAAGTGA